A genomic region of Pirellulales bacterium contains the following coding sequences:
- a CDS encoding sulfotransferase — protein MSDEMPTDLEIMIVSGLPRSGTSLMMQMLSAGGIEIVTDAIRAADTDNPRGYLEFEQVKKIKQDSSWLSDTRNKAFKMVSQLLRDLPPGERYRVLFMERDLDEVLASQEKMLERLGRPAAPRERMKAAFQTHLEELDRWLAGQPHIAVLRVSYNELLEDPVAQAERVCHFFERIMDLDAMVAAVDPSLYRNRRVDSAAK, from the coding sequence ATGAGCGACGAAATGCCAACCGATTTAGAGATCATGATCGTCTCCGGTCTGCCACGTTCGGGCACTTCACTCATGATGCAGATGCTGTCGGCCGGTGGGATCGAGATTGTCACTGACGCCATCCGCGCGGCCGACACCGACAACCCCCGCGGGTATCTCGAATTCGAGCAGGTCAAGAAGATCAAGCAGGATTCGTCATGGTTGTCCGATACTCGCAACAAGGCCTTCAAGATGGTTTCGCAGTTGCTTCGCGACCTGCCGCCGGGAGAGCGCTATCGGGTGCTTTTCATGGAGCGCGATCTGGACGAAGTGCTCGCTTCGCAGGAAAAAATGCTCGAGCGGCTGGGCCGCCCCGCGGCGCCCCGCGAACGAATGAAAGCGGCCTTTCAAACTCATTTGGAAGAACTTGACCGCTGGCTCGCCGGGCAGCCGCACATCGCCGTGCTGCGCGTCAGCTACAACGAGCTGCTCGAAGATCCAGTTGCCCAGGCCGAGCGCGTTTGCCATTTCTTCGAACGAATTATGGACCTCGACGCGATGGTTGCGGCGGTCGATCCGTCGCTGTATCGGAATCGGCGCGTAGATTCTGCGGCTAAGTGA